A genomic stretch from Orcinus orca chromosome 14, mOrcOrc1.1, whole genome shotgun sequence includes:
- the CSGALNACT2 gene encoding chondroitin sulfate N-acetylgalactosaminyltransferase 2 isoform X2 codes for MPRRGLILQTRTHWLLLGLALLCSLILFLYLLECAPQTDGNASLPGIVGENYGKEYYQALLQEQEEHYQTRATSLKRQIAQLKQELQEMSEKMRSLQERKNVGANGIGYQGNKEQAPSDLLEFLHSQIDKAEVSIGAKLPSEYGVIPFESFTLMKVFQLEMGLTRHPEEKPVRKDKRDELVEVIEAGLEVINNPDEDDEQEDEDGPLGEKLVFNENDFIEGYYRTERDKGTLYELFFKKADLTEYRHVTLFRPFGPLMKVKSEMIDITRSIINIIVPLAERTEAFAQFMQNFRDVCIHQDKRIHLTVVYFGKEGLSKVKSILESVTSESNFHNYTLVSLNEEFNRGRGLNVGARAWDKGEVLMFFCDVDIYFSAEFLNSCRLNAEPGKKVFYPVVFSLYNPAIVYANLDVPPPVEQQLQNENEHIERGRPENKIVVRGFPAGAVVKNPPANAEDTGSSPGPGRSHMLQSQAREPQQLSLSATTTEAHAPRARAPQQEKPPQWRSLRTTTK; via the exons ATGCCTAGAAGAGGATTGATTCTTCAGACCCGGACCCACTGGCTACTGTTGGGTCTCGCTTTACTCTGcagtttaatattatttttgtacCTTCTGGAATGTGCCCCCCAGACTGATGGAAATGCATCTCTTCCCGGTATCGTTGGGGAAAATTATGGTAAAGAGTATTATCAAGCCCTCCTACAGGAGCAGGAAGAACATTATCAAACCAGAGCAACCAGTCTGAAACGCCAGATTGCCCAATTAAAACAAGAATTGCAAGAAATGAGTGAGAAGATGAGATCACTgcaagagagaaagaatgtaGGGGCTAATGGCATAGGCTATCAAGGCAACAAAGAGCAAGCACCTAGTGATCTTTTAGAGTTTCTTCATTCACAAATTGACAAAGCTGAAGTTAGCATAGGAGCCAAACTACCTAGTGAGTATGGAGTCATTCCCTTTGAAAGTTTTACCTTAATGAAAGTATTCCAGTTGGAAATGGGTCTCACTCGCCATCCTGAGGAAAAACCAGTTAGAAAAGATAAGCGAGATGAATTGGTAGAAGTTATTGAAGCTGGCTTGGAGGTCATTAATAATCCTGATGAAGACGATGAACAGGAAGATGAGGATGGTCCCCTTGGAGAAAAACTGGTATTTAATGAAAATGACTTCATAGAAG GTTATTATCGCACTGAGAGAGATAAGGGCACACTGTATGAACTCTTTTTTAAGAAAGCAGACCTTACGGAATATAGACACGTGACTCTCTTCCGCCCTTTTGGACCTCTCATGAAAGTGAAGAGCGAGATGATTGACATTACTAGATCAATTATTAATATCATTGTGCCGCTTGCTGAAAGAACTGAAGCATTTGCACAGTTTATGCAGAACTTCAG GGATGTATGTATTCATCAGGACAAGAGAATTCATCTCACAGTGGTGTATTTTGGTAAAGAAGGACTATCTAAAGTCAAGTCTATCCTAGAATCTGTCACAAG TGAGTCTAATTTTCACAATTACACCTTGGTCTCATTGAATGAAGAATTTAATCGTGGACGAGGACTAAATGTGGGTGCCCGAGCTTGGGACAAGGGAGAGGTCTTGATGTTTTTCTGCGATGTTGATATATATTTCTCAGCCGAATTCCTTAACAGCTGCCGGTTAAATGCTGAGCCAG gtAAGAAGGTGTTTTACCCTGTGGTGTTTAGTCTTTACAACCCTGCCATTGTTTATGCCAATCTGGATGTGCCCCCGCCTGTGGAACAGCAGCTG CAGAATGAGAATGAGCACATTGAAAGAGGAAGACCTGAGAATAAAATAgtggtcaggggcttccctgctggcgcagtggttaagaatccacctgccaatgcagaggacacaggttcgagccctggtccaggaagatcccacatgctgcagagccaagcccgtgagccacaacaactgagcctgagtgccacaactactgaagcccatgcacctagagcccgtgctccccaacaagagaagccaccgcagtggagaagcctgcgcaccacaacaaagtag
- the CSGALNACT2 gene encoding chondroitin sulfate N-acetylgalactosaminyltransferase 2 isoform X1, producing the protein MPRRGLILQTRTHWLLLGLALLCSLILFLYLLECAPQTDGNASLPGIVGENYGKEYYQALLQEQEEHYQTRATSLKRQIAQLKQELQEMSEKMRSLQERKNVGANGIGYQGNKEQAPSDLLEFLHSQIDKAEVSIGAKLPSEYGVIPFESFTLMKVFQLEMGLTRHPEEKPVRKDKRDELVEVIEAGLEVINNPDEDDEQEDEDGPLGEKLVFNENDFIEGYYRTERDKGTLYELFFKKADLTEYRHVTLFRPFGPLMKVKSEMIDITRSIINIIVPLAERTEAFAQFMQNFRDVCIHQDKRIHLTVVYFGKEGLSKVKSILESVTSESNFHNYTLVSLNEEFNRGRGLNVGARAWDKGEVLMFFCDVDIYFSAEFLNSCRLNAEPGKKVFYPVVFSLYNPAIVYANLDVPPPVEQQLVHKKDSGFWRDFGFGMTCQYRSDFLTIGGFDMEVKGWGGEDVHLYRKYLHGDLIVIRTPVPGLFHLWHEKRCADELTPEQYRMCIQSKAMNEASHSHLGMLVFREEIETHLHKQAYRTNSESVG; encoded by the exons ATGCCTAGAAGAGGATTGATTCTTCAGACCCGGACCCACTGGCTACTGTTGGGTCTCGCTTTACTCTGcagtttaatattatttttgtacCTTCTGGAATGTGCCCCCCAGACTGATGGAAATGCATCTCTTCCCGGTATCGTTGGGGAAAATTATGGTAAAGAGTATTATCAAGCCCTCCTACAGGAGCAGGAAGAACATTATCAAACCAGAGCAACCAGTCTGAAACGCCAGATTGCCCAATTAAAACAAGAATTGCAAGAAATGAGTGAGAAGATGAGATCACTgcaagagagaaagaatgtaGGGGCTAATGGCATAGGCTATCAAGGCAACAAAGAGCAAGCACCTAGTGATCTTTTAGAGTTTCTTCATTCACAAATTGACAAAGCTGAAGTTAGCATAGGAGCCAAACTACCTAGTGAGTATGGAGTCATTCCCTTTGAAAGTTTTACCTTAATGAAAGTATTCCAGTTGGAAATGGGTCTCACTCGCCATCCTGAGGAAAAACCAGTTAGAAAAGATAAGCGAGATGAATTGGTAGAAGTTATTGAAGCTGGCTTGGAGGTCATTAATAATCCTGATGAAGACGATGAACAGGAAGATGAGGATGGTCCCCTTGGAGAAAAACTGGTATTTAATGAAAATGACTTCATAGAAG GTTATTATCGCACTGAGAGAGATAAGGGCACACTGTATGAACTCTTTTTTAAGAAAGCAGACCTTACGGAATATAGACACGTGACTCTCTTCCGCCCTTTTGGACCTCTCATGAAAGTGAAGAGCGAGATGATTGACATTACTAGATCAATTATTAATATCATTGTGCCGCTTGCTGAAAGAACTGAAGCATTTGCACAGTTTATGCAGAACTTCAG GGATGTATGTATTCATCAGGACAAGAGAATTCATCTCACAGTGGTGTATTTTGGTAAAGAAGGACTATCTAAAGTCAAGTCTATCCTAGAATCTGTCACAAG TGAGTCTAATTTTCACAATTACACCTTGGTCTCATTGAATGAAGAATTTAATCGTGGACGAGGACTAAATGTGGGTGCCCGAGCTTGGGACAAGGGAGAGGTCTTGATGTTTTTCTGCGATGTTGATATATATTTCTCAGCCGAATTCCTTAACAGCTGCCGGTTAAATGCTGAGCCAG gtAAGAAGGTGTTTTACCCTGTGGTGTTTAGTCTTTACAACCCTGCCATTGTTTATGCCAATCTGGATGTGCCCCCGCCTGTGGAACAGCAGCTG gTTCACAAAAAGGATTCTGGCTTTTGGCGAGATTTTGGCTTTGGAATGACTTGTCAGTATCGATCAGATTTCCTGACCATTG GTGGATTTGATATGGAAGTAAAAGGTTGGGGTGGAGAAGATGTTCATCTTTATCGAAAATACTTACATGGTGACCTGATTGTGATTCGGACTCCGGTTCCTGGTCTTTTCCACCTCTGGCACGAGAAACGCTGTGCTGATGAGTTGACACCCGAGCAGTACCGCATGTGCATCCAGTCCAAAGCCATGAACGAGGCCTCTCACTCGCACCTGGGAATGCTGGTCTTCAGGGAGGAGATAGAGACGCATCTTCACAAACAGGCATACAGGACAAATAGCGAATCTGTTGGTTAA
- the CSGALNACT2 gene encoding chondroitin sulfate N-acetylgalactosaminyltransferase 2 isoform X3 encodes MPRRGLILQTRTHWLLLGLALLCSLILFLYLLECAPQTDGNASLPGIVGENYGKEYYQALLQEQEEHYQTRATSLKRQIAQLKQELQEMSEKMRSLQERKNVGANGIGYQGNKEQAPSDLLEFLHSQIDKAEVSIGAKLPSEYGVIPFESFTLMKVFQLEMGLTRHPEEKPVRKDKRDELVEVIEAGLEVINNPDEDDEQEDEDGPLGEKLVFNENDFIEGYYRTERDKGTLYELFFKKADLTEYRHVTLFRPFGPLMKVKSEMIDITRSIINIIVPLAERTEAFAQFMQNFRDVCIHQDKRIHLTVVYFGKEGLSKVKSILESVTSESNFHNYTLVSLNEEFNRGRGLNVGARAWDKGEVLMFFCDVDIYFSAEFLNSCRLNAEPGKKVFYPVVFSLYNPAIVYANLDVPPPVEQQLNENEHIERGRPENKIVVRGFPAGAVVKNPPANAEDTGSSPGPGRSHMLQSQAREPQQLSLSATTTEAHAPRARAPQQEKPPQWRSLRTTTK; translated from the exons ATGCCTAGAAGAGGATTGATTCTTCAGACCCGGACCCACTGGCTACTGTTGGGTCTCGCTTTACTCTGcagtttaatattatttttgtacCTTCTGGAATGTGCCCCCCAGACTGATGGAAATGCATCTCTTCCCGGTATCGTTGGGGAAAATTATGGTAAAGAGTATTATCAAGCCCTCCTACAGGAGCAGGAAGAACATTATCAAACCAGAGCAACCAGTCTGAAACGCCAGATTGCCCAATTAAAACAAGAATTGCAAGAAATGAGTGAGAAGATGAGATCACTgcaagagagaaagaatgtaGGGGCTAATGGCATAGGCTATCAAGGCAACAAAGAGCAAGCACCTAGTGATCTTTTAGAGTTTCTTCATTCACAAATTGACAAAGCTGAAGTTAGCATAGGAGCCAAACTACCTAGTGAGTATGGAGTCATTCCCTTTGAAAGTTTTACCTTAATGAAAGTATTCCAGTTGGAAATGGGTCTCACTCGCCATCCTGAGGAAAAACCAGTTAGAAAAGATAAGCGAGATGAATTGGTAGAAGTTATTGAAGCTGGCTTGGAGGTCATTAATAATCCTGATGAAGACGATGAACAGGAAGATGAGGATGGTCCCCTTGGAGAAAAACTGGTATTTAATGAAAATGACTTCATAGAAG GTTATTATCGCACTGAGAGAGATAAGGGCACACTGTATGAACTCTTTTTTAAGAAAGCAGACCTTACGGAATATAGACACGTGACTCTCTTCCGCCCTTTTGGACCTCTCATGAAAGTGAAGAGCGAGATGATTGACATTACTAGATCAATTATTAATATCATTGTGCCGCTTGCTGAAAGAACTGAAGCATTTGCACAGTTTATGCAGAACTTCAG GGATGTATGTATTCATCAGGACAAGAGAATTCATCTCACAGTGGTGTATTTTGGTAAAGAAGGACTATCTAAAGTCAAGTCTATCCTAGAATCTGTCACAAG TGAGTCTAATTTTCACAATTACACCTTGGTCTCATTGAATGAAGAATTTAATCGTGGACGAGGACTAAATGTGGGTGCCCGAGCTTGGGACAAGGGAGAGGTCTTGATGTTTTTCTGCGATGTTGATATATATTTCTCAGCCGAATTCCTTAACAGCTGCCGGTTAAATGCTGAGCCAG gtAAGAAGGTGTTTTACCCTGTGGTGTTTAGTCTTTACAACCCTGCCATTGTTTATGCCAATCTGGATGTGCCCCCGCCTGTGGAACAGCAGCTG AATGAGAATGAGCACATTGAAAGAGGAAGACCTGAGAATAAAATAgtggtcaggggcttccctgctggcgcagtggttaagaatccacctgccaatgcagaggacacaggttcgagccctggtccaggaagatcccacatgctgcagagccaagcccgtgagccacaacaactgagcctgagtgccacaactactgaagcccatgcacctagagcccgtgctccccaacaagagaagccaccgcagtggagaagcctgcgcaccacaacaaagtag
- the CSGALNACT2 gene encoding chondroitin sulfate N-acetylgalactosaminyltransferase 2 isoform X5, with translation MPRRGLILQTRTHWLLLGLALLCSLILFLYLLECAPQTDGNASLPGIVGENYGKEYYQALLQEQEEHYQTRATSLKRQIAQLKQELQEMSEKMRSLQERKNVGANGIGYQGNKEQAPSDLLEFLHSQIDKAEVSIGAKLPSEYGVIPFESFTLMKVFQLEMGLTRHPEEKPVRKDKRDELVEVIEAGLEVINNPDEDDEQEDEDGPLGEKLVFNENDFIEGYYRTERDKGTLYELFFKKADLTEYRHVTLFRPFGPLMKVKSEMIDITRSIINIIVPLAERTEAFAQFMQNFRDVCIHQDKRIHLTVVYFGKEGLSKVKSILESVTSESNFHNYTLVSLNEEFNRGRGLNVGARAWDKGEVLMFFCDVDIYFSAEFLNSCRLNAEPGSQKGFWLLARFWLWNDLSVSIRFPDHWWI, from the exons ATGCCTAGAAGAGGATTGATTCTTCAGACCCGGACCCACTGGCTACTGTTGGGTCTCGCTTTACTCTGcagtttaatattatttttgtacCTTCTGGAATGTGCCCCCCAGACTGATGGAAATGCATCTCTTCCCGGTATCGTTGGGGAAAATTATGGTAAAGAGTATTATCAAGCCCTCCTACAGGAGCAGGAAGAACATTATCAAACCAGAGCAACCAGTCTGAAACGCCAGATTGCCCAATTAAAACAAGAATTGCAAGAAATGAGTGAGAAGATGAGATCACTgcaagagagaaagaatgtaGGGGCTAATGGCATAGGCTATCAAGGCAACAAAGAGCAAGCACCTAGTGATCTTTTAGAGTTTCTTCATTCACAAATTGACAAAGCTGAAGTTAGCATAGGAGCCAAACTACCTAGTGAGTATGGAGTCATTCCCTTTGAAAGTTTTACCTTAATGAAAGTATTCCAGTTGGAAATGGGTCTCACTCGCCATCCTGAGGAAAAACCAGTTAGAAAAGATAAGCGAGATGAATTGGTAGAAGTTATTGAAGCTGGCTTGGAGGTCATTAATAATCCTGATGAAGACGATGAACAGGAAGATGAGGATGGTCCCCTTGGAGAAAAACTGGTATTTAATGAAAATGACTTCATAGAAG GTTATTATCGCACTGAGAGAGATAAGGGCACACTGTATGAACTCTTTTTTAAGAAAGCAGACCTTACGGAATATAGACACGTGACTCTCTTCCGCCCTTTTGGACCTCTCATGAAAGTGAAGAGCGAGATGATTGACATTACTAGATCAATTATTAATATCATTGTGCCGCTTGCTGAAAGAACTGAAGCATTTGCACAGTTTATGCAGAACTTCAG GGATGTATGTATTCATCAGGACAAGAGAATTCATCTCACAGTGGTGTATTTTGGTAAAGAAGGACTATCTAAAGTCAAGTCTATCCTAGAATCTGTCACAAG TGAGTCTAATTTTCACAATTACACCTTGGTCTCATTGAATGAAGAATTTAATCGTGGACGAGGACTAAATGTGGGTGCCCGAGCTTGGGACAAGGGAGAGGTCTTGATGTTTTTCTGCGATGTTGATATATATTTCTCAGCCGAATTCCTTAACAGCTGCCGGTTAAATGCTGAGCCAG gTTCACAAAAAGGATTCTGGCTTTTGGCGAGATTTTGGCTTTGGAATGACTTGTCAGTATCGATCAGATTTCCTGACCATTG GTGGATTTGA
- the CSGALNACT2 gene encoding chondroitin sulfate N-acetylgalactosaminyltransferase 2 isoform X4, translating into MPRRGLILQTRTHWLLLGLALLCSLILFLYLLECAPQTDGNASLPGIVGENYGKEYYQALLQEQEEHYQTRATSLKRQIAQLKQELQEMSEKMRSLQERKNVGANGIGYQGNKEQAPSDLLEFLHSQIDKAEVSIGAKLPSEYGVIPFESFTLMKVFQLEMGLTRHPEEKPVRKDKRDELVEVIEAGLEVINNPDEDDEQEDEDGPLGEKLVFNENDFIEGYYRTERDKGTLYELFFKKADLTEYRHVTLFRPFGPLMKVKSEMIDITRSIINIIVPLAERTEAFAQFMQNFSESNFHNYTLVSLNEEFNRGRGLNVGARAWDKGEVLMFFCDVDIYFSAEFLNSCRLNAEPGKKVFYPVVFSLYNPAIVYANLDVPPPVEQQLVHKKDSGFWRDFGFGMTCQYRSDFLTIGGFDMEVKGWGGEDVHLYRKYLHGDLIVIRTPVPGLFHLWHEKRCADELTPEQYRMCIQSKAMNEASHSHLGMLVFREEIETHLHKQAYRTNSESVG; encoded by the exons ATGCCTAGAAGAGGATTGATTCTTCAGACCCGGACCCACTGGCTACTGTTGGGTCTCGCTTTACTCTGcagtttaatattatttttgtacCTTCTGGAATGTGCCCCCCAGACTGATGGAAATGCATCTCTTCCCGGTATCGTTGGGGAAAATTATGGTAAAGAGTATTATCAAGCCCTCCTACAGGAGCAGGAAGAACATTATCAAACCAGAGCAACCAGTCTGAAACGCCAGATTGCCCAATTAAAACAAGAATTGCAAGAAATGAGTGAGAAGATGAGATCACTgcaagagagaaagaatgtaGGGGCTAATGGCATAGGCTATCAAGGCAACAAAGAGCAAGCACCTAGTGATCTTTTAGAGTTTCTTCATTCACAAATTGACAAAGCTGAAGTTAGCATAGGAGCCAAACTACCTAGTGAGTATGGAGTCATTCCCTTTGAAAGTTTTACCTTAATGAAAGTATTCCAGTTGGAAATGGGTCTCACTCGCCATCCTGAGGAAAAACCAGTTAGAAAAGATAAGCGAGATGAATTGGTAGAAGTTATTGAAGCTGGCTTGGAGGTCATTAATAATCCTGATGAAGACGATGAACAGGAAGATGAGGATGGTCCCCTTGGAGAAAAACTGGTATTTAATGAAAATGACTTCATAGAAG GTTATTATCGCACTGAGAGAGATAAGGGCACACTGTATGAACTCTTTTTTAAGAAAGCAGACCTTACGGAATATAGACACGTGACTCTCTTCCGCCCTTTTGGACCTCTCATGAAAGTGAAGAGCGAGATGATTGACATTACTAGATCAATTATTAATATCATTGTGCCGCTTGCTGAAAGAACTGAAGCATTTGCACAGTTTATGCAGAACTTCAG TGAGTCTAATTTTCACAATTACACCTTGGTCTCATTGAATGAAGAATTTAATCGTGGACGAGGACTAAATGTGGGTGCCCGAGCTTGGGACAAGGGAGAGGTCTTGATGTTTTTCTGCGATGTTGATATATATTTCTCAGCCGAATTCCTTAACAGCTGCCGGTTAAATGCTGAGCCAG gtAAGAAGGTGTTTTACCCTGTGGTGTTTAGTCTTTACAACCCTGCCATTGTTTATGCCAATCTGGATGTGCCCCCGCCTGTGGAACAGCAGCTG gTTCACAAAAAGGATTCTGGCTTTTGGCGAGATTTTGGCTTTGGAATGACTTGTCAGTATCGATCAGATTTCCTGACCATTG GTGGATTTGATATGGAAGTAAAAGGTTGGGGTGGAGAAGATGTTCATCTTTATCGAAAATACTTACATGGTGACCTGATTGTGATTCGGACTCCGGTTCCTGGTCTTTTCCACCTCTGGCACGAGAAACGCTGTGCTGATGAGTTGACACCCGAGCAGTACCGCATGTGCATCCAGTCCAAAGCCATGAACGAGGCCTCTCACTCGCACCTGGGAATGCTGGTCTTCAGGGAGGAGATAGAGACGCATCTTCACAAACAGGCATACAGGACAAATAGCGAATCTGTTGGTTAA
- the CSGALNACT2 gene encoding chondroitin sulfate N-acetylgalactosaminyltransferase 2 isoform X8, translating into MPRRGLILQTRTHWLLLGLALLCSLILFLYLLECAPQTDGNASLPGIVGENYGKEYYQALLQEQEEHYQTRATSLKRQIAQLKQELQEMSEKMRSLQERKNVGANGIGYQGNKEQAPSDLLEFLHSQIDKAEVSIGAKLPSEYGVIPFESFTLMKVFQLEMGLTRHPEEKPVRKDKRDELVEVIEAGLEVINNPDEDDEQEDEDGPLGEKLVFNENDFIEGYYRTERDKGTLYELFFKKADLTEYRHVTLFRPFGPLMKVKSEMIDITRSIINIIVPLAERTEAFAQFMQNFRDVCIHQDKRIHLTVVYFGKEGLSKVKSILESVTR; encoded by the exons ATGCCTAGAAGAGGATTGATTCTTCAGACCCGGACCCACTGGCTACTGTTGGGTCTCGCTTTACTCTGcagtttaatattatttttgtacCTTCTGGAATGTGCCCCCCAGACTGATGGAAATGCATCTCTTCCCGGTATCGTTGGGGAAAATTATGGTAAAGAGTATTATCAAGCCCTCCTACAGGAGCAGGAAGAACATTATCAAACCAGAGCAACCAGTCTGAAACGCCAGATTGCCCAATTAAAACAAGAATTGCAAGAAATGAGTGAGAAGATGAGATCACTgcaagagagaaagaatgtaGGGGCTAATGGCATAGGCTATCAAGGCAACAAAGAGCAAGCACCTAGTGATCTTTTAGAGTTTCTTCATTCACAAATTGACAAAGCTGAAGTTAGCATAGGAGCCAAACTACCTAGTGAGTATGGAGTCATTCCCTTTGAAAGTTTTACCTTAATGAAAGTATTCCAGTTGGAAATGGGTCTCACTCGCCATCCTGAGGAAAAACCAGTTAGAAAAGATAAGCGAGATGAATTGGTAGAAGTTATTGAAGCTGGCTTGGAGGTCATTAATAATCCTGATGAAGACGATGAACAGGAAGATGAGGATGGTCCCCTTGGAGAAAAACTGGTATTTAATGAAAATGACTTCATAGAAG GTTATTATCGCACTGAGAGAGATAAGGGCACACTGTATGAACTCTTTTTTAAGAAAGCAGACCTTACGGAATATAGACACGTGACTCTCTTCCGCCCTTTTGGACCTCTCATGAAAGTGAAGAGCGAGATGATTGACATTACTAGATCAATTATTAATATCATTGTGCCGCTTGCTGAAAGAACTGAAGCATTTGCACAGTTTATGCAGAACTTCAG GGATGTATGTATTCATCAGGACAAGAGAATTCATCTCACAGTGGTGTATTTTGGTAAAGAAGGACTATCTAAAGTCAAGTCTATCCTAGAATCTGTCACAAG gtAA
- the CSGALNACT2 gene encoding chondroitin sulfate N-acetylgalactosaminyltransferase 2 isoform X7 yields MPRRGLILQTRTHWLLLGLALLCSLILFLYLLECAPQTDGNASLPGIVGENYGKEYYQALLQEQEEHYQTRATSLKRQIAQLKQELQEMSEKMRSLQERKNVGANGIGYQGNKEQAPSDLLEFLHSQIDKAEVSIGAKLPSEYGVIPFESFTLMKVFQLEMGLTRHPEEKPVRKDKRDELVEVIEAGLEVINNPDEDDEQEDEDGPLGEKLVFNENDFIEGYYRTERDKGTLYELFFKKADLTEYRHVTLFRPFGPLMKVKSEMIDITRSIINIIVPLAERTEAFAQFMQNFRDVCIHQDKRIHLTVVYFGKEGLSKVKSILESVTSCGHSLRVQLWPAILLESFN; encoded by the exons ATGCCTAGAAGAGGATTGATTCTTCAGACCCGGACCCACTGGCTACTGTTGGGTCTCGCTTTACTCTGcagtttaatattatttttgtacCTTCTGGAATGTGCCCCCCAGACTGATGGAAATGCATCTCTTCCCGGTATCGTTGGGGAAAATTATGGTAAAGAGTATTATCAAGCCCTCCTACAGGAGCAGGAAGAACATTATCAAACCAGAGCAACCAGTCTGAAACGCCAGATTGCCCAATTAAAACAAGAATTGCAAGAAATGAGTGAGAAGATGAGATCACTgcaagagagaaagaatgtaGGGGCTAATGGCATAGGCTATCAAGGCAACAAAGAGCAAGCACCTAGTGATCTTTTAGAGTTTCTTCATTCACAAATTGACAAAGCTGAAGTTAGCATAGGAGCCAAACTACCTAGTGAGTATGGAGTCATTCCCTTTGAAAGTTTTACCTTAATGAAAGTATTCCAGTTGGAAATGGGTCTCACTCGCCATCCTGAGGAAAAACCAGTTAGAAAAGATAAGCGAGATGAATTGGTAGAAGTTATTGAAGCTGGCTTGGAGGTCATTAATAATCCTGATGAAGACGATGAACAGGAAGATGAGGATGGTCCCCTTGGAGAAAAACTGGTATTTAATGAAAATGACTTCATAGAAG GTTATTATCGCACTGAGAGAGATAAGGGCACACTGTATGAACTCTTTTTTAAGAAAGCAGACCTTACGGAATATAGACACGTGACTCTCTTCCGCCCTTTTGGACCTCTCATGAAAGTGAAGAGCGAGATGATTGACATTACTAGATCAATTATTAATATCATTGTGCCGCTTGCTGAAAGAACTGAAGCATTTGCACAGTTTATGCAGAACTTCAG GGATGTATGTATTCATCAGGACAAGAGAATTCATCTCACAGTGGTGTATTTTGGTAAAGAAGGACTATCTAAAGTCAAGTCTATCCTAGAATCTGTCACAAG TTGTGGCCATTCCCTAAGAGTCCAGCTTTGGCCGGCCATTCTTCTCGAATCGTTCAACTAA
- the CSGALNACT2 gene encoding chondroitin sulfate N-acetylgalactosaminyltransferase 2 isoform X6: MPRRGLILQTRTHWLLLGLALLCSLILFLYLLECAPQTDGNASLPGIVGENYGKEYYQALLQEQEEHYQTRATSLKRQIAQLKQELQEMSEKMRSLQERKNVGANGIGYQGNKEQAPSDLLEFLHSQIDKAEVSIGAKLPSEYGVIPFESFTLMKVFQLEMGLTRHPEEKPVRKDKRDELVEVIEAGLEVINNPDEDDEQEDEDGPLGEKLVFNENDFIEGYYRTERDKGTLYELFFKKADLTEYRHVTLFRPFGPLMKVKSEMIDITRSIINIIVPLAERTEAFAQFMQNFRDVCIHQDKRIHLTVVYFGKEGLSKVKSILESVTRLASSTCEVYGCWRLWAHIFSALPSERKELSPRSS, translated from the exons ATGCCTAGAAGAGGATTGATTCTTCAGACCCGGACCCACTGGCTACTGTTGGGTCTCGCTTTACTCTGcagtttaatattatttttgtacCTTCTGGAATGTGCCCCCCAGACTGATGGAAATGCATCTCTTCCCGGTATCGTTGGGGAAAATTATGGTAAAGAGTATTATCAAGCCCTCCTACAGGAGCAGGAAGAACATTATCAAACCAGAGCAACCAGTCTGAAACGCCAGATTGCCCAATTAAAACAAGAATTGCAAGAAATGAGTGAGAAGATGAGATCACTgcaagagagaaagaatgtaGGGGCTAATGGCATAGGCTATCAAGGCAACAAAGAGCAAGCACCTAGTGATCTTTTAGAGTTTCTTCATTCACAAATTGACAAAGCTGAAGTTAGCATAGGAGCCAAACTACCTAGTGAGTATGGAGTCATTCCCTTTGAAAGTTTTACCTTAATGAAAGTATTCCAGTTGGAAATGGGTCTCACTCGCCATCCTGAGGAAAAACCAGTTAGAAAAGATAAGCGAGATGAATTGGTAGAAGTTATTGAAGCTGGCTTGGAGGTCATTAATAATCCTGATGAAGACGATGAACAGGAAGATGAGGATGGTCCCCTTGGAGAAAAACTGGTATTTAATGAAAATGACTTCATAGAAG GTTATTATCGCACTGAGAGAGATAAGGGCACACTGTATGAACTCTTTTTTAAGAAAGCAGACCTTACGGAATATAGACACGTGACTCTCTTCCGCCCTTTTGGACCTCTCATGAAAGTGAAGAGCGAGATGATTGACATTACTAGATCAATTATTAATATCATTGTGCCGCTTGCTGAAAGAACTGAAGCATTTGCACAGTTTATGCAGAACTTCAG GGATGTATGTATTCATCAGGACAAGAGAATTCATCTCACAGTGGTGTATTTTGGTAAAGAAGGACTATCTAAAGTCAAGTCTATCCTAGAATCTGTCACAAG ATTGGCTTCTTCCACATGTGAGGTATATGGCTGTTGGCGGCTCTGGGCTCACATCTTCTCAGCTTTGCCATCAGAGAGGAAAGAGCTTTCTCCCAGATCCAGTTGA